The genomic segment CCCGTCCAAGGGGGCGTCGGACACCAGCGATTACCAGGCCCATGTGCTGCTGGCGCTGTCGCGGTTCGGCACGTTGTATGTGGATTGTGAGTTGCGCCGGGAGCCCGGCTGGGTGGAGCGGGCGGTGGAGCTGGCGTCCGTGTTCCGGCCCAACGTGCTGGTGGCCGAGGCGAACAACACGATGGGGCTCCTGGTGCCCGAGTTGCAACGTTTGTTGCGGGAGCGTCAGGTTCAGGGCCGGGGGTTCGACCTGCGCTGGGTGGAGCGGATCCACACGGCGCCGAAGCTGGTGCGCATCCGGGCCATCACGCCGTACCTGAGCGCCCGGAACATCCGGTTCCGGAACACCCCGGGCGGCCGGCTCCTGGTGGACCAGCTCAGGGACGTGCCCCACGGCGACTACGACGACGGCGCGGACGCCCTGGCGACAGCGGTTCTCCAGTTGCAGGGCATGGTGTGAGGGGCGCGGACGTCATTCCCTGGGGCCGCGGCGTCGCGCTTGCTCTTGGCGAAGAAGCGGGCGAGACGCCCGCGGTCCCGGGGCTCCGCAGAATGTGATGTGCGGTTCTGCAAGGCTAGCGGCGCACGCGGCAGCCGCGCAGGCCCGGGGTGCCCTCGAGCTCCCTCGACCGCGACCTACGAGGACGGCGTGGTCTCTTCCGCAGCACGGTTCGCCATCCACGACGTACCGCCCCCCGCCAGCTCCCGCTTTCGAAATCGAACCACGAGTGGCGGGGTTCTAGACGTTGCCACCCGGTCGGTTTTGGTTCTGGAATTGGCTATCGTTCCGGAAGGGAACCCCGGATACCGTTTCCACGATCAACTGACAGATCGGCGCGCCCGGGTACAGTGAGATGTTACACGGACCGAGGTTGATCAGTTCCAGCGTGATCGCCCCGGAGAAGCCGGCATGAATCGTTGGGGCCGTGAAGTGTACGAGGAGCCCGCACCGCGCGTAGGAACTTTTCCCCTCCACACGGGCGGCGAGCGACTGACCGTCCGCGATTATTGGAAGTGTGACTTTTTCGAGTGTCCGACCGAGGACCAGTCGATTCGGTCGGAGGACGAAGGGCTGCCCGCTGCTAATCGTTTGGCTCTCAGACATCGGCCCGAACAGTCGGGCGAAGCCGCCGCGGGACAGGTTGATGTCGAGCGGCAAGCCCTCTTTGAAATACGAAATCTGATCCCCGAGCCGCAAGTCCACCGACGTGGTTTGATAGGGGCAATCTTCTCCCGCAGTCCCCGTCGGCTGACGGGGAGTCGGTTCGGGGTCGATCACGAGCCGCTTTTCGTCAATGGCCTGTTGAATATGGACGTTTGACAGGATCATGTGGTCAGATCCGCCTCCCGTACGGTCACAATATCCTGATTCGAGGAGGGCAGCACGGCGAACAGCGTCCCGTTCCGACGGACCAGCGTCACCCGCACCTTACCCGTTTGCCCCGGCTGTCCCTGGATGGCAGAGTTCGAGACGAACACGGACTTCTGCTTCTCCCCTTCTGCGGGGTAGGTGACGGCCAACTCGTCGCTGAACATTCCCTTATCGATGCGGCACACCAGCCACCGCATTTCGGCGTCAGCGGGCGTGGTCACATTCGGCATGACGGTTTCCTCCGGTCCTGCGATCGGCGTCGGACTATCCGAAACAGATCAGCAGGTCAACCTGAACCTTCTCCTCTCATGATAATCCTCCTGAACGGTCGGGTCAGGTCAGTTGTCGCCTGGTTGAACAGAACCTGGCATCCGCTCCGAATCAGAAGTCGTTCACCCGCAACAGATGACCCTGGCGATGTCCACACAGCGTACCACTGTCTGATGGGCGGCACGCCACCCGCTGTCAGGGCCGGACCCACGGTACGGGCCACAACCCCGTTCTCCGCAGCGCCGCGTGCCGGGCTCGGTGCGGTGCCGTGAGCGTCCGTCACGGTCGCGCGTAGCTCGTCACGTGAGGCCCGACGGCGGATGGCGATGCGGTTCTACAACCCCCAGCGGCGCACGCGGCAGCCGCGTAGGCCAGGGGGCCGGGCCGCGTCGCCGGGCCCCCTCGACCGCTACCTCCGTCGCTCACTTCGCGGCCTTGGCCTTCCAGAGCAGCAGGGTCGATTCGACCCAAAGCCGGTGCCGCGTTAGGGCGGCAAGGGTCAAGACGTTGACCGGGGATGCTCGTGGGTCTCTGCTCTCTTTGACAGTTTGTCGGACCAGATTTTCGTTGAATTTTGTACTGATCAGCAGCTCCTCGAGCCAGGGAATCCGCTTGTCGACCTCGTTCGGCCACAACTCGGTCAACGCACCGATTAATTCCGTCTGACACTGGATCTGCTCCCGGTAGTACGTGTCGTTCTTGTACGCGAAACTCATTAGCCTCGCGAGCAACAAGCCGTACTGGTTGATGCGTGCCTTGAGGAGTCGCTGAGCCGTGGCGTCCGTATCCGCGACGGCAATGGGCTTCTTCCCCGATATGAGTGGGCACGCCTCGGCGAGATTGTCGTCGGGGGCTTTGAGGTTCGGGAACGCGGTCGGCACCGGGCTGCCGAGTTCTTTCGGCGTCCAGTCGCCTTCGATCGGTTTTTCCTTGGCGGGCGGCTCGTTCCGAGCGACCACGGGTACGGCTGCCGGCGCGTCGGTTCGCCCGGCGGGGGGACCTCCGGTGCCGAGGGCGAGAGCCACACCGGTGCCTACCGCGCCTGCAGAGATGACCCACACGGCGACATATTTCCAGGCTGTCACGTTCACGGCGAGCGCTCCTTCGGCAAGGGTAACGACCGCCGGGGGGGCGGCCCTTGTGGTCAGGGACAGGGCGTTGGGTATGAGACGGGCCGGGCACACCGCGGCCGGTAGCGCGGCGGCCGATGGGCGCCAGGCCGCGCGCGCGAGCGCACGCGGAGCTGGCGCGGGCGCGGCTGAGCGCCCGGACACGGTGCCGACGGGCCACCCGAGCGCTTTCGCGGCGTCGGCGTGGGTCAGCCCTTCGAGGTCGCACAGCACCACCGGCAGGCGCTCGCGTTCCGGCAGCCGCGCCAGCTCTTCGTGGAGGGCACGTGCGAGCGCGTCACGGTCCGTATCGGGCGGTTCTGCACTCGGAGCCGGAGCGAAGCTGAGCTGGTCCGGCGGGGCCGTGCTGGCGCGCCGCGAGCCGGCGGAGGTGCAGCGCCGCATGAGCCGCGACCCGGTGCAGCCACGCGCCGACACAGCGGGCGCGGACCTGTCCGGCGCCGCGGATGAGTGCCAGGAACGCGGCCTGGAACGCGTCTTCCGCGTCGGCCTCGCACCGCGACAGCCGGCGGCACGCGGCCCACACCGCGTCCGCGTGCCGGCGCACCAGCAGTTCCAGCGCGCTCAGGTCGTTCGCGGTTGCGAACCGGCGCAGCAACTCGGCGTCCGGTACGTGGTCCGTTTCGGACGGCACCGAGGCGAGCAAGCGGGACAGCAGGCGGCGCGACATGGCGGCTCGGTCGGGAGGGCGAACGCGGTTCAGGGGTACTGATGCGCCGGCCGCTCCGAGTCATACACGATTTCGCGCATTTTATTTCGGCGGGCACATTTCGCACGCCGATCGGTACCCCGCGCGGAAGCCCAACACGCGCGCCGTAGAGAGAGAACGCGGCCGATCGACCGCCGACAGGAGGTGTGGGGCGCGTCATCCCGACCCGCGCGGCGCGCACGCCGAAGGCGAGCGGGTGGCGTGGGACGGGTGAACGGCACGAACGGCTGTGGCCAGCCTGATGCCGCGATCGCTGAGGTTGGCTCGGCGCTCAGATCGACGGGGCCGCACCGGCCAGGCGGAGCAGCGCGGCTGTCAATTCGTCCCAGTTGCCGTGCCGGTGCAACAGGGCGTCGGGTGGAACCGCGTTCCAAGGGTGTGCCAGCACGAACGAATGAACCCCCGCGAGAGCGAACGCTTCCGCCTGCGCACGGTCGTCTTCGACCGCGGCGAAGAACCGCCCGAGCGACAGATGCTTCTCGCCGTGGTTGAGGAAGTGCAAGCGGTGCCGCGGGAAGGCGTGTTCTACTAACCAGCGAACGGTCGTTGCGCGCGCCTGCGGGAGCCGAGCGGTCACGATGTGCAGGTCGAACACCGCGCCGAGTAGCTCCAGGTGGGCCTGGACGCCCGGGTACGGGGACACCGCCATCAGCCGTTCCGGCGTCGAAAACGAGTCGTGGACCGCACCCCATTCGGCCCGGGAAATCGACTCGCCCCCAGCGTCCTGGCACTCGTAGTAGTTGAACTGAAGGATGTGCGGGTAGTCGAGGTTCACCCGCCCCCGGGTCTGGTCGCGAATGACCTGACGCATCACCGGATCGGAATCGGCCAGCACGTTGTCGAGGTCGAGCGCGAGCCGCGGTTTCGGCGGGGCCGCCGTGGACGCGGCCGGGGACCGGCCGCCGAGCACAAACGGCCGGGGGAGCAGGTCCGCCACGGTCAGGTCGTCGCCGCCGTCGATGTACACGGGCACGTCGGGGGCGGCGAACTCGGCGAGCACCTGGCGGCACGCGCCACAGCACATGCGCCACTCGGGCGGGGCGTCGGCCGGCGTGTCCGGGCACGCCACCGCGAGCGCCTGGACCCGGCGGCACCCCGCCGCAACGCCCGAGAACAGCGCCGCCCGTTCGGCGCAAACCGTCAAGCCGTACGACGCGTTCTCGATGTTACAACCGGTAAACATCTGGCCGTCGATCAGCGCCGCCGCGCCGACACGGAAGCGCGAGTACGGGCAGTACGCCACTGTCGCCGCCGCGCGGGCCAGGTGCAGGAGTTGGGCGCGTGTGGCCGGGGGGATGGGAAGCACAGGCGCTCCGGGTTGACCCTTCAGGGCCGCTACTGAGCTTTGGTTTCGCCATCCG from the Frigoriglobus tundricola genome contains:
- a CDS encoding RNA polymerase sigma factor, with the translated sequence MSRRLLSRLLASVPSETDHVPDAELLRRFATANDLSALELLVRRHADAVWAACRRLSRCEADAEDAFQAAFLALIRGAGQVRARCVGAWLHRVAAHAALHLRRLAARQHGPAGPAQLRSGSECRTARYGP
- a CDS encoding cytidine deaminase, which produces MLPIPPATRAQLLHLARAAATVAYCPYSRFRVGAAALIDGQMFTGCNIENASYGLTVCAERAALFSGVAAGCRRVQALAVACPDTPADAPPEWRMCCGACRQVLAEFAAPDVPVYIDGGDDLTVADLLPRPFVLGGRSPAASTAAPPKPRLALDLDNVLADSDPVMRQVIRDQTRGRVNLDYPHILQFNYYECQDAGGESISRAEWGAVHDSFSTPERLMAVSPYPGVQAHLELLGAVFDLHIVTARLPQARATTVRWLVEHAFPRHRLHFLNHGEKHLSLGRFFAAVEDDRAQAEAFALAGVHSFVLAHPWNAVPPDALLHRHGNWDELTAALLRLAGAAPSI
- the dcd gene encoding dCTP deaminase — its product is MILSNVHIQQAIDEKRLVIDPEPTPRQPTGTAGEDCPYQTTSVDLRLGDQISYFKEGLPLDINLSRGGFARLFGPMSESQTISSGQPFVLRPNRLVLGRTLEKVTLPIIADGQSLAARVEGKSSYARCGLLVHFTAPTIHAGFSGAITLELINLGPCNISLYPGAPICQLIVETVSGVPFRNDSQFQNQNRPGGNV